From Oncorhynchus tshawytscha isolate Ot180627B linkage group LG27, Otsh_v2.0, whole genome shotgun sequence, a single genomic window includes:
- the LOC112259353 gene encoding class A basic helix-loop-helix protein 15: MKSKGKVAKSCRKPWTEPDLDREPENREPGTSEQEGSEASVRIGGSWRGVLRGGDRERGGGGGTTHGLHRHRRSHNSNKERNVRRLESNERERQRMHKLNNAFQALREAIPHVKMDKKLSKIETLTLAENYIKSLTSIILGISSARLPPGETPTEASAARLLQCYQQHLEEDGDESLSQFLTQIHSFSQES; the protein is encoded by the coding sequence ATGAAGTCTAAAGGGAAGGTCGCTAAGTCATGCAGAAAACCCTGGACCGAGCCAGACCTGGACCGTGAACCAGAGAACAGAGAACCAGGCACCAGCGAACAGGAGGGCTCTGAGGCCTCGGTCCGTATTGGAGGCTCCTGGAGAGGCGTTCTGAGGGGCGGGGACCGCGAGCGAGGCGGAGGCGGTGGCACTACCCACGGCCTCCACAGACACCGACGGTCTCACAACAGCAACAAAGAACGCAACGTCCGGCGGCTGGAGAGCAACGAGCGGGAGCGCCAGCGCATGCACAAACTTAACAACGCCTTCCAGGCTCTTAGAGAGGCCATTCCACATGTCAAAATGGACAAGAAGCTCTCCAAGATCGAGACGCTGACGTTGGCTGAGAACTACATCAAGTCCCTGACCTCCATCATCCTGGGGATATCTAGCGCCCGCCTGCCTCCTGGTGAGACACCGACAGAGGCTAGCGCTGCCAGACTGCTCCAGTGTTACCAGCAGCACCTGGAGGAGGACGGGGATGAGAGCCTGTCTCAGTTCCTCACCCAAATCCACAGCTTCAGCCAGGAGAGCTAA